The Candidatus Eremiobacterota bacterium genome includes the window GGTCGGCTGCGGGGTTGGTGAAGCACCGCCGCCGTCGCCACCGGTGCCCGGTTGGTTGACGAGGTTTTGTGGCGTCCGGTGGGACTGAGTGGGGATAACTTGGCTGGTCGACGAGCAAGCGACGAATGCTGCACACGAAACCAGCGCCAAGGCGGCTGCCAATTGACGGTATCTCAAAAGCTACACCTCGTAAGCTCGAAAAATCCAACAAATTCCATCGCGCGGCCGCGCGCGCCGCATGTTCGACCGAACCCGGGCGCGAGTCCTTCAGCTCGCCTTACGCGTCGTTTACTCGGCGCGGAAAGCACCTTTGACGCGACGGGAGAACGACTTTTCTTCAATTTTAATCGCCGGCGCCGGCGTCTTACCTCGGCAGCTTGCTCCCGTGTGCTGGACAGAGCGGGCATTGAAGCACGTTGCGCTGCGCCAGGCGACGATTACGCTATGGCGCGTGCTTGTCTCAGTCTTCCTTTCCGGCTTCCTCTTTGGCGCGCTGCTGGAGTTCCGCGACGACGGTCGAGTCGGCGAGCGTGGTCGTGTCGCCGAGCATGCGGCCTTCGGCGATGTCGCGGAGCAGCCGGCGCATGATCTTGCCGGAGCGCGTCTTCGGCAGCTCCTGCGTGAACGTCAGGTACTTGGGCCGGCAGAACTTGCCGAGCTTCTCGGCGACGTGATCGCGCAGCTCGTCGGCGAGCGCTTTCGAACCGGTCGTGCCGGCCTTGATCGTGACGAATGCGCAGATCGCCTGCCCGGTGATGTCGTCGTTCTTGCCGGTAACCGCGGCTTCG containing:
- a CDS encoding acetyl-coenzyme A synthetase, whose translation is AGDGCKRDDEGDFWFMGRIDDVMNVSGHRISTTEVESALVDHPAVAEAAVTGKNDDITGQAICAFVTIKAGTTGSKALADELRDHVAEKLGKFCRPKYLTFTQELPKTRSGKIMRRLLRDIAEGRMLGDTTTLADSTVVAELQQRAKEEAGKED